One Acinetobacter colistiniresistens DNA segment encodes these proteins:
- a CDS encoding acyl-CoA desaturase, which produces MTSAPLKKAPINWTASITLIGTPILAAILIPLYAYYYDFSVSAWVSMIFLLALSSLGITAGYHRLWAHRAYEAALPLKILLMIGGTFAVQNSILFWASGHRTHHRHVDDVDQDPYSIKRGFWYAHLGWMIRDHSPSEPDFKNVPDLLNDKLVMFQHNYYVPMVIAVHVGVLGLIGWATGDIWGVILLGGLLRLIISHHVTFFINSLCHMWGKRPYTDENTARDNFVLAIFTWGEGYHNYHHIFQYDYRNGVKWWQYDPTKWLIWTSSKLGLAKNLRRIPSFNIKKAELAMKFKYAERDLAIYGHDVNTDIVQMKQRIAQEYEAFTHTLNDWAKLKEQELHAKKAAMAEKIHQMDHKLKVDFQLLEHRLSHHRECLETLMRNIKKAPVSE; this is translated from the coding sequence ATGACTTCCGCCCCACTCAAAAAGGCACCCATCAACTGGACTGCTAGCATTACCTTAATTGGAACACCAATTCTTGCCGCTATTTTAATTCCTTTGTACGCTTATTATTATGATTTTAGTGTAAGTGCGTGGGTAAGCATGATCTTCTTGCTTGCACTCAGCAGCTTGGGAATTACCGCAGGCTATCACCGTCTTTGGGCACACCGTGCTTATGAAGCGGCATTACCGCTTAAAATTTTATTGATGATTGGTGGTACCTTTGCCGTTCAAAACAGTATTTTGTTCTGGGCTTCGGGGCACCGTACGCATCACCGTCATGTCGATGATGTCGACCAAGATCCTTATTCAATCAAACGTGGATTTTGGTATGCTCACCTAGGTTGGATGATCCGCGACCACTCTCCATCAGAACCCGATTTCAAAAATGTCCCTGATTTGCTGAATGATAAACTGGTGATGTTCCAACACAACTACTATGTACCAATGGTGATTGCGGTTCATGTTGGTGTGCTGGGCTTAATTGGTTGGGCAACAGGCGATATCTGGGGCGTCATCTTGCTTGGTGGTTTATTGCGTTTGATCATTAGCCATCATGTCACCTTCTTCATCAACTCGCTTTGCCACATGTGGGGCAAACGTCCGTATACCGATGAAAACACCGCACGTGACAACTTTGTGTTGGCGATCTTCACTTGGGGTGAGGGCTATCACAATTATCACCATATCTTCCAGTACGACTATCGTAATGGGGTGAAATGGTGGCAATATGACCCAACCAAATGGTTGATCTGGACCAGTTCTAAACTCGGTTTGGCAAAAAATCTACGTCGTATTCCAAGCTTTAATATCAAGAAAGCTGAACTTGCGATGAAGTTTAAATATGCTGAACGTGACTTGGCGATTTATGGTCATGATGTCAATACCGACATCGTGCAAATGAAACAACGTATTGCCCAAGAATATGAAGCTTTTACCCATACCTTAAATGATTGGGCAAAGCTGAAAGAACAAGAACTTCACGCGAAGAAAGCCGCGATGGCTGAAAAAATCCATCAGATGGATCACAAACTTAAAGTTGATTTTCAGTTGCTTGAACATCGCTTAAGCCATCATCGTGAATGTTTAGAAACCTTGATGCGCAACATTAAAAAAGCGCCTGTTTCTGAATAA
- a CDS encoding META domain-containing protein, translating to MSEQITMKNPIFSLKAFFNKTLIFSAAVMLAACQSQPKPVQKHSLQPKRVAQPPTMQVRKSVDGVQDIEWQIISIQNRKALFFNQYPSFSLNSASKMVTGHTGCNNIYGRYKYDFAQRKLDFDVMAQHQSCNRALAQEADLMDAIQRVERFQLEGTNLYLLDAKGQRLIQAQRK from the coding sequence ATGTCTGAGCAAATTACCATGAAAAATCCGATTTTTTCTTTGAAGGCATTTTTTAACAAAACTTTAATATTCTCTGCTGCGGTCATGCTTGCAGCCTGCCAAAGCCAACCGAAACCAGTGCAGAAACATAGCTTACAACCTAAGCGAGTGGCTCAACCCCCTACAATGCAAGTGCGTAAGAGCGTGGATGGTGTTCAAGATATTGAATGGCAGATCATCAGTATCCAGAATAGAAAGGCATTGTTCTTTAATCAGTACCCAAGTTTCTCGCTTAACTCGGCCTCAAAGATGGTGACAGGTCATACTGGCTGTAACAATATCTATGGGCGCTATAAATATGACTTTGCACAACGTAAACTGGATTTTGATGTGATGGCACAGCATCAGAGCTGTAATCGTGCTCTAGCGCAAGAGGCGGACTTGATGGATGCGATTCAACGGGTTGAACGCTTTCAGTTAGAGGGTACAAACTTATATTTATTAGATGCCAAAGGGCAGCGTTTGATTCAGGCACAACGCAAATGA
- a CDS encoding glycerophosphodiester phosphodiesterase — MRIIGHRGARGEAPENTLGGFRYLHDLGVRAVEFDVRQLKDDHLVVIHDEDFVRTAGRSQQVESSTLLEAQQFDHRHQWQAWAFEEYTPSLQQVLDCLTDFEHIEVEIKAVADEAAAERLIIQLQHDLKGFEATATITSFDVKILSALQQQQSSFKRGLLVEIPIGEYAIELAQQYGCCQIGWGDLLATDEIIQRTQQANLEISVWTVNEVERAKHLQQLGIQGLITDIPSTMLQYFKS, encoded by the coding sequence ATGCGAATTATTGGTCATCGTGGTGCGCGTGGCGAAGCGCCCGAAAACACATTAGGTGGATTCCGCTATCTGCATGATTTAGGTGTACGTGCCGTTGAATTTGATGTGCGCCAACTGAAAGATGACCACTTGGTGGTGATTCATGATGAGGACTTTGTACGTACGGCAGGTCGTTCACAACAGGTAGAAAGTAGCACCTTGCTTGAAGCCCAACAATTTGATCATCGACATCAGTGGCAAGCATGGGCCTTTGAAGAATATACTCCTAGTCTGCAACAAGTACTGGATTGCCTCACTGACTTTGAACATATCGAAGTGGAGATTAAGGCAGTTGCAGACGAAGCAGCCGCAGAGCGCTTGATTATACAATTGCAGCATGATTTAAAAGGTTTTGAAGCCACCGCAACCATTACCAGCTTTGATGTCAAAATCCTGTCTGCCCTACAGCAACAACAGAGTTCTTTTAAACGTGGACTACTGGTTGAAATTCCCATTGGTGAATATGCGATCGAGTTAGCGCAGCAGTATGGCTGTTGCCAGATTGGTTGGGGAGATTTATTGGCAACAGATGAAATCATTCAACGGACTCAACAGGCTAATCTTGAGATCAGTGTCTGGACTGTGAATGAAGTTGAACGTGCCAAACATTTACAACAACTCGGCATTCAAGGTCTAATTACCGATATCCCAAGTACCATGTTGCAGTATTTCAAATCATAA